In the Variovorax sp. S12S4 genome, one interval contains:
- a CDS encoding GspH/FimT family pseudopilin: MRHGWRWSMGASVASGGFTLVELMAVVAIMAILGSIAVPSFRDLLLNQRLAAASSGFVAALNLARTEAIQRSQKVHVGALQRSDWSSGWAVQAGPEGAMHTLRKFEKLPSGVSVDAALGDGFVRGLDYDSNGFSRRAGGTGFGAGCLTLKAESGRRTSIVVSASGRAKVCNPDLRGECGTGACGSGGK, translated from the coding sequence ATGAGACACGGCTGGCGATGGTCGATGGGGGCGAGTGTCGCGTCGGGCGGCTTCACCCTCGTCGAGCTGATGGCCGTGGTGGCCATCATGGCAATCCTGGGTTCGATCGCCGTTCCCTCGTTTCGCGACCTGCTGCTCAACCAGCGGCTTGCCGCTGCTTCGAGCGGTTTCGTGGCCGCGCTGAACCTGGCCCGCACCGAGGCCATTCAGCGTTCGCAAAAGGTCCATGTGGGCGCGCTCCAGCGAAGCGACTGGTCGAGCGGCTGGGCCGTGCAGGCAGGACCCGAAGGCGCAATGCACACCCTGCGCAAGTTCGAAAAGCTTCCGAGCGGGGTGAGCGTCGACGCGGCACTTGGAGATGGATTCGTGCGCGGGCTGGACTACGACAGCAATGGCTTCTCGCGCCGGGCGGGCGGCACGGGCTTCGGCGCCGGATGCCTCACGCTGAAGGCCGAGTCGGGACGAAGGACGTCGATCGTGGTGTCGGCGTCGGGTCGTGCCAAGGTCTGCAACCCCGACCTGCGAGGTGAGTGCGGAACCGGCGCTTGCGGCAGCGGGGGCAAATGA
- a CDS encoding type IV pilin protein, giving the protein MKATKPANGTARRIHGFTLIELMIAVAILAILAAISYPSYLDFMRKGWRTEARSALMQQMQQQERQYTMAGQYKRYEGGSGEGGAGGKYLVESGNCEGQGTIERCIRLTATPKPGYADPEVGALWIDSMGDKGCNGAAGARCWQ; this is encoded by the coding sequence ATGAAGGCCACAAAGCCGGCAAACGGCACCGCCAGACGCATTCATGGCTTCACGCTCATCGAATTGATGATAGCGGTCGCGATCCTCGCCATCCTGGCCGCCATCTCCTATCCGTCGTACCTGGACTTCATGCGCAAGGGCTGGCGCACCGAAGCGCGCTCGGCCCTGATGCAGCAGATGCAGCAGCAAGAGCGGCAGTACACCATGGCCGGGCAGTACAAGCGCTACGAAGGCGGATCCGGCGAGGGAGGTGCGGGCGGCAAGTACCTCGTCGAGAGCGGCAATTGCGAGGGGCAGGGCACCATCGAGCGCTGCATCAGGCTCACGGCCACCCCGAAGCCCGGCTACGCCGATCCGGAGGTTGGAGCGCTCTGGATCGACAGCATGGGAGACAAGGGCTGCAATGGCGCAGCGGGGGCCAGGTGCTGGCAATGA